The sequence TTCCCAATAAAAGCTACACCATGATTACGTCCATAAGGACCGCCATCAATTCCAGCTGCATGTTCCCAAATCATCGAAAAGTCATCAAATTCATAGATCGCTTGCTGTGTATCGGGTGTTTCCATCGCATCATCGGGATATCCGAATTTCCCGCCGGTTGACATGACAGTATTTGGTGCATCTACATTCATGCCGTAGAGAATGATGTCTATCAGGTGAACGCCCCAGTCTGTCATCAAGCCTCCGGCGTAATCCCAATACCATCGGAAATTAAAATGAAAACGGTTTGGGTTAAAAGGTCGGTCCGGTGCCGGGCCCAGCCAGGAATCGTAATCTACCCCTTCAGGTACGGGTTGATCCGGTTTTACAGGAATAGACTCCATCCAACCTTGGTAAGCCCACGATTTGGTTACCCGGATGTTCCCCAAAGCCCCACTTTGCAGGTATTGGATGGCATCATTCCAGTGTTTGCCACTTCTTTGCCACTGTCCCACCTGTACCACGCGATTGGTTTGTCGGGCTGCCTTCACCATTACATCACACTCATCGGTATTTTTCCCGAGAGGTTTTTCAACATACACATCCTTTCCGGCCTGGCAGGCATGCACGGTTTGCAGGCAGTGCCAGTGGTCGGGTGTGGCTATGATCACTGCGTCGATGTCGGGATCTTCGAGCATGCGCCTGTAATCATTATATAGAATGGCTTTCTGACCGGTCATTTCTTCAAAATCAGCAGCACGCTGATCCAGTACATTTTGGTCTACATCACATAACGCTTTGCATTCTATATTTTCTACTCTCAACAGATTTTGGAGATTGTTCCAGCCCATCCCTTTACAACCAATGAGTCCAATGACCAGCTTTTCGTTGGGTGAGCCCGATAAAATTGAAAATGATGAGGAGGGA comes from Balneolaceae bacterium and encodes:
- a CDS encoding Gfo/Idh/MocA family oxidoreductase encodes the protein MIEKPSLFEAAFFITFPIGDFEIILQVTIDPKTQFRNMATRRQFLSNSGKLIMGLSASSILPSSSFSILSGSPNEKLVIGLIGCKGMGWNNLQNLLRVENIECKALCDVDQNVLDQRAADFEEMTGQKAILYNDYRRMLEDPDIDAVIIATPDHWHCLQTVHACQAGKDVYVEKPLGKNTDECDVMVKAARQTNRVVQVGQWQRSGKHWNDAIQYLQSGALGNIRVTKSWAYQGWMESIPVKPDQPVPEGVDYDSWLGPAPDRPFNPNRFHFNFRWYWDYAGGLMTDWGVHLIDIILYGMNVDAPNTVMSTGGKFGYPDDAMETPDTQQAIYEFDDFSMIWEHAAGIDGGPYGRNHGVAFIGNNGTLVIDRGGWEVISETETDSDGNPQNIISGVETTQSNGEDLFNHMKNFVECIKTRERPNADIALASNTAVVANLGNIAYRTGERLEWDHQARKITNVNQPNELLTSDYRNPWKFPVL